One Pseudobacteriovorax antillogorgiicola genomic region harbors:
- a CDS encoding helix-turn-helix domain-containing protein — protein sequence MNLTSKEYYDLLLMRLKYIRSHLDYTQPQIANRLGVSLRHYQRIESGGTQLTVQELLKLSEILGVKVRDLLTDAPMQKCETFALMPFDDMMNIPLIKDSGSSGLFASQLLKNYAAEDHDHEILAWKDFMDAELCLFFSNPYSSYMNRKLQELGGRLSNKKATATGVINKLNYLLMWETIVFDEPGCFTYDIEMNTPLGKLSVTSYNFVIPKVHGSAPYVLGAMEPKLETTVQAH from the coding sequence ATGAATCTCACGTCCAAAGAGTACTACGATCTTTTGCTCATGAGGCTTAAGTATATTCGATCGCATCTCGACTATACACAACCTCAGATTGCTAACCGACTCGGTGTTAGCTTACGGCACTACCAACGGATCGAAAGTGGTGGTACCCAGCTTACTGTTCAAGAACTCCTAAAACTATCCGAAATTCTCGGGGTGAAGGTAAGAGACTTACTCACTGATGCGCCAATGCAAAAATGCGAGACCTTCGCCTTAATGCCCTTCGATGATATGATGAACATTCCGTTGATTAAAGACTCAGGGTCATCGGGCCTCTTCGCGTCTCAATTGCTAAAGAACTATGCCGCTGAAGATCATGACCATGAGATCTTAGCATGGAAAGACTTCATGGATGCCGAGCTGTGCCTGTTCTTTTCTAACCCGTACAGCAGCTACATGAATCGTAAGCTTCAGGAGCTAGGAGGCCGCCTTTCCAATAAGAAAGCGACAGCTACCGGGGTGATCAACAAACTCAACTATCTGCTCATGTGGGAGACGATTGTTTTTGATGAGCCTGGTTGCTTTACCTATGATATTGAGATGAATACCCCACTAGGCAAGCTTAGCGTCACCTCATATAACTTTGTAATTCCTAAGGTCCATGGCTCTGCCCCCTATGTGTTGGGAGCAATGGAGCCAAAGCTAGAAACAACCGTTCAAGCTCACTAG
- a CDS encoding hotdog fold domain-containing protein, with protein MDDHNFVLKLYRKFKQWPLGAQLFSRIVCFKAPYFNSIHPVFETLEPGHAIVRVKKRRSVTNHIGTVHAIAMANAAELAGGTMMEASLPSSMRWIPKGMTIEYLKKAKTDITAETKLDVIPDRGSQDVHVIVEVKDINGELVSRADITMWVSEKGTSASQKSV; from the coding sequence TGGACGATCATAATTTTGTTTTGAAGCTCTATCGGAAGTTTAAGCAGTGGCCACTCGGGGCTCAATTGTTCAGTCGCATTGTTTGTTTCAAGGCTCCCTACTTTAATTCGATTCACCCAGTTTTTGAGACTCTTGAGCCAGGGCATGCCATCGTTCGGGTTAAGAAGCGCCGGAGTGTTACCAACCATATCGGAACAGTTCACGCTATTGCTATGGCTAACGCAGCGGAACTCGCTGGAGGAACCATGATGGAAGCTAGTCTTCCTAGCTCCATGCGATGGATTCCCAAAGGTATGACCATCGAATACCTAAAGAAGGCGAAAACTGATATAACGGCAGAAACAAAGCTAGATGTGATTCCTGATCGGGGCTCTCAAGATGTGCATGTGATTGTCGAAGTCAAAGACATAAATGGCGAGTTAGTCTCGCGGGCAGATATCACCATGTGGGTGTCTGAGAAGGGGACTAGCGCTTCTCAGAAATCCGTCTAG